The Williamwhitmania sp. genome has a segment encoding these proteins:
- a CDS encoding nucleoside monophosphate kinase: MLNIALFGPPGAGKGTQSEFLIKKYNLFYISTGDLLRRELANNTKLGQEAQSIIAAGGLVPDEIIVQIIENTITDNPDANGFLFDGFRRTYIQA, from the coding sequence ATGCTTAACATTGCGCTCTTTGGCCCTCCGGGGGCAGGAAAGGGAACCCAGTCCGAGTTTCTCATTAAGAAGTATAACCTCTTCTACATTTCCACGGGCGATCTACTTCGCCGTGAGTTAGCCAACAATACCAAGCTGGGACAGGAAGCGCAGAGCATTATTGCCGCCGGTGGTTTGGTCCCTGACGAAATTATTGTGCAGATTATTGAGAACACCATTACCGACAACCCCGATGCCAACGGCTTCCTCTTCGATGGTTTCCGTCGCACCTATATTCAGGCCTA
- a CDS encoding response regulator: MKDTVDSEEAVFQILIAEDSPTQAEQLRYALEKNSFEVIVAKNGKMALDLALEKLPAIVISDIVMPEMDGYELCKAIKSNETTSDIPVILLTSLSNSEDVLEGLACGADNFLTKPYSEKYLLSIIDQIIANKEFRHGDIVRVGVEISFGGKKRFITANQQQMLSLLISSYDAAVQKNSELVQAQEELRTINERLEELVEVRTADLSAEIEVRKRTEADLIVAKEKAEESDRLKTAFLHNISHEVRTPMNAIIGFSGFLSDPALASEKQVQFIDIITQSCYQLLGIITDIISIATIEAGQESTAEEKVDLNMVMNQTYEHFQPKCQSKGLTLVSENILLHDEVLIMSDEAKLLQILTKLLDNAIKFTKEGYVNFGYSVKEREIEIEFYVEDTGIGISPEMQQEIFKHFSQVESTGAREFGGSGLGLSISKAYVELLGGRVWLKSELGKGSTFYFTIPHKKTIAKIAADNQPIGGAKADANITKTLLIAEDEESNYMLLEEILSNLNLNLVWAKNGVEAISICKEQEIDLILMDIKMPVMDGFEATMKIKDFNPNMPIIAQTAYSTDFDRNKAFGCGCTDYISKPFKMDFIISKIKENLR, from the coding sequence ATGAAAGACACAGTAGATTCGGAAGAGGCTGTTTTCCAAATCCTAATAGCAGAGGATAGCCCAACTCAGGCAGAGCAGTTGAGATACGCCCTTGAGAAGAATAGCTTTGAGGTAATTGTGGCCAAAAACGGAAAAATGGCTCTTGACCTTGCTCTGGAGAAGTTGCCAGCAATAGTTATCAGCGATATTGTTATGCCTGAAATGGATGGGTACGAATTGTGCAAAGCCATTAAATCAAATGAGACCACGTCAGATATTCCAGTAATTCTGCTAACCTCCCTCTCTAATTCCGAGGATGTGCTGGAAGGGCTTGCCTGTGGTGCCGATAATTTTCTTACCAAACCCTATTCCGAAAAATATTTACTGTCTATCATTGACCAAATCATTGCCAATAAAGAGTTCCGTCATGGTGATATCGTAAGGGTTGGCGTTGAAATATCATTTGGGGGTAAGAAACGGTTTATAACGGCCAATCAGCAGCAGATGCTTTCACTGCTCATCTCCTCCTATGATGCAGCAGTTCAAAAAAATTCTGAATTAGTTCAGGCACAGGAGGAGCTGAGAACAATAAACGAGCGTCTTGAAGAATTGGTTGAGGTACGAACGGCTGATCTATCCGCTGAAATCGAGGTTCGTAAAAGAACAGAGGCAGATTTAATTGTTGCCAAAGAAAAGGCGGAGGAGAGTGATCGGTTGAAGACCGCATTTTTGCACAACATCTCCCATGAGGTGCGCACGCCCATGAATGCGATTATTGGCTTTTCCGGATTTCTTAGCGATCCTGCCCTTGCGAGTGAAAAGCAAGTACAATTCATCGACATAATCACTCAAAGTTGTTACCAACTTCTTGGCATTATCACCGACATAATAAGCATTGCAACCATTGAGGCAGGGCAGGAGAGCACCGCAGAGGAGAAGGTTGACCTAAACATGGTGATGAATCAGACTTACGAACATTTCCAGCCCAAGTGCCAATCCAAAGGTCTTACATTGGTGTCGGAAAATATACTACTCCACGATGAAGTTTTGATCATGTCGGACGAAGCAAAGCTCTTACAAATATTGACAAAGCTGCTCGATAACGCCATTAAGTTCACAAAGGAGGGATATGTTAATTTTGGGTATAGCGTAAAGGAAAGAGAAATAGAAATTGAGTTTTATGTGGAGGATACCGGTATTGGCATTTCCCCCGAAATGCAGCAGGAAATATTTAAACATTTCAGCCAAGTGGAAAGCACTGGTGCTCGCGAATTTGGAGGCTCTGGATTGGGGTTGTCTATATCAAAAGCATATGTTGAGCTTCTTGGTGGTAGAGTTTGGCTAAAATCAGAATTAGGAAAAGGTTCAACGTTTTACTTTACAATCCCCCATAAAAAAACAATAGCGAAAATTGCAGCCGATAACCAACCCATAGGTGGAGCGAAAGCTGACGCAAACATAACCAAAACCCTCCTAATTGCGGAGGATGAAGAATCGAACTACATGCTTTTGGAGGAGATTCTTTCGAACTTGAACCTTAATCTGGTGTGGGCAAAAAATGGTGTGGAGGCTATTTCTATTTGTAAAGAACAGGAAATTGATCTCATCCTGATGGATATTAAAATGCCCGTTATGGATGGCTTTGAAGCCACAATGAAGATAAAAGATTTTAATCCCAACATGCCCATTATTGCTCAAACAGCATACTCCACCGACTTTGATAGGAATAAAGCATTTGGTTGTGGCTGTACCGACTACATCTCCAAACCTTTTAAGATGGATTTCATTATATCAAAGATTAAAGAAAATTTGAGGTGA
- a CDS encoding ATP-binding protein, giving the protein MDNKKSLKSDFNYILIVEDSPSQAALLQYILEKGDYRSIIAQDGEEALALIRENKPLLVVSDIVMPKMDGYDLCKEIKSKDATKDIPVILITSLSDAKEVIHGLSSGANSFITKPFRELSFLTNVNKILSEENGQVQNTSPFSVEILFEGKKRFINSDQQSVINLLLNIYDGAVQQNAELVKTRDELRLLNERLESLVEERTQDLLAETKISQQIAEQLKESELIFNQFMEYSPVYVFFKDAQTRSLRLSKNYEQMLGRPINDLLGKTMDDLFPSEFAKKVVADDLKILRDGKPAMLEEKLNGKYYNTIKFPIYVENIPTYIAGFTIDITDHKLAEEEIKRKNEQLQIVNAEKDKFYSIIAHDLKSPFNSILGYLDMLTKNFRTYDIEKKEGMLGIINTSAQNTFSLLEDLLIWAQSQSGKISFEPKELEFSDIGLEVVENLKQTADKKSITINSSYGKGTVAFADADMLKIVLRNLISNAIKFTHKGGRIDIGATQRDSSLTISVTDSGVGIAPEILANLFNFSQTNTTIGTDNEGGTGLGLSLCKEFVEKHGGRIWAESEVNRGSSFYFTLPLRDRMD; this is encoded by the coding sequence ATGGACAACAAAAAGAGCTTGAAAAGTGATTTTAATTACATTTTGATAGTTGAGGATAGTCCTTCACAAGCAGCGCTATTACAGTATATTCTTGAGAAAGGTGATTATAGATCAATAATTGCTCAAGATGGTGAGGAAGCTCTTGCTCTTATCAGAGAGAATAAACCATTGTTGGTTGTCAGCGATATTGTAATGCCTAAGATGGATGGTTACGACCTCTGCAAGGAGATAAAATCGAAAGATGCAACCAAGGACATACCCGTTATTTTGATTACCTCACTTTCGGATGCGAAGGAGGTAATTCACGGACTTTCATCTGGTGCTAACAGCTTTATTACTAAGCCATTCCGCGAGTTATCTTTTCTGACTAATGTAAATAAAATCCTTTCCGAAGAAAATGGTCAGGTTCAAAATACATCTCCTTTTAGTGTAGAAATTCTATTTGAAGGAAAAAAACGATTTATCAATTCGGATCAGCAAAGCGTAATCAATTTGTTGTTGAATATTTACGACGGAGCTGTTCAGCAAAATGCAGAACTTGTAAAAACCCGCGATGAGTTAAGATTGTTGAACGAAAGGTTGGAATCGTTGGTGGAGGAACGAACACAAGATTTGTTGGCCGAAACTAAAATTAGCCAGCAAATTGCAGAGCAGCTGAAAGAGAGCGAATTAATATTTAACCAATTTATGGAGTATAGCCCCGTTTATGTCTTTTTTAAAGATGCTCAGACACGCTCGCTTAGGCTAAGCAAGAACTATGAGCAAATGCTTGGTCGACCTATTAATGACCTGCTTGGCAAAACCATGGATGATCTTTTTCCATCAGAATTTGCTAAAAAAGTTGTTGCTGACGATCTGAAAATTCTTCGCGATGGAAAGCCAGCTATGCTTGAGGAAAAGTTAAATGGGAAATACTATAATACAATTAAGTTCCCCATTTATGTTGAGAATATACCTACCTACATAGCTGGTTTTACAATCGATATCACCGACCATAAATTGGCAGAGGAAGAGATTAAGCGCAAAAACGAGCAGCTGCAGATTGTAAATGCAGAGAAGGATAAATTCTACTCTATTATTGCACACGATCTGAAGAGCCCCTTTAATTCGATACTAGGCTATTTAGATATGCTAACGAAAAATTTTCGAACTTACGATATCGAAAAGAAGGAAGGAATGCTTGGTATAATTAACACATCAGCACAAAATACCTTTTCCTTACTGGAGGACCTACTCATTTGGGCACAATCGCAATCGGGTAAAATTTCTTTTGAGCCCAAGGAGTTGGAATTTTCAGATATAGGCTTGGAGGTAGTTGAAAATTTAAAACAGACCGCTGATAAAAAAAGCATCACCATAAATAGCTCTTATGGTAAGGGGACTGTTGCATTTGCCGATGCGGATATGCTGAAAATTGTTCTGCGAAACCTGATTTCTAACGCCATAAAATTCACCCATAAAGGAGGTCGAATTGATATTGGTGCCACGCAAAGGGATTCAAGCCTTACCATTTCTGTTACCGATAGTGGAGTTGGGATTGCACCGGAAATCTTAGCTAACTTATTTAACTTTTCACAAACAAATACCACAATAGGAACTGATAATGAGGGAGGAACTGGTTTGGGATTATCCTTGTGTAAGGAGTTTGTTGAAAAGCATGGTGGTAGAATTTGGGCCGAAAGTGAGGTGAATAGGGGCAGCTCTTTTTACTTCACACTTCCGCTGAGAGATCGAATGGATTAA
- the cheB gene encoding chemotaxis-specific protein-glutamate methyltransferase CheB: MIKILIVEDSPVMQQLLVYAISSDPIFSIVGVANDGEEAIDAVAKHSPDVIAMDWHMPKLDGYEATKIIMETNPTPIVIVTGSVNVKDVTFSFSMIDAGALAIVKKPPSVDHPDYKKDTQELVQTLKLMSEVKLVKRIASRSKVNFTAKPEIKKTTNTEAAIQLISIGASTGGPLVLQRILSNLPKNIPVPILIVQHISQGFVEGFVEWLKNTTHFPLHIASHGEFPLPGHGYIAPDNFHMGVENGPKIVLSNHGLENGLRPSVAFLFRTSAEAFGAKAVGVLLTGMGRDGVDELKLMKDCGAITFAQDKESSVVHGMPGEAIKLNAATYILSPENISKTISALFSK; the protein is encoded by the coding sequence ATGATAAAAATCCTAATAGTTGAAGATTCCCCCGTAATGCAGCAGCTGCTAGTTTATGCGATTAGCTCTGATCCAATTTTTAGTATTGTTGGAGTTGCTAACGACGGTGAAGAGGCAATCGACGCGGTTGCTAAGCATTCTCCCGATGTGATTGCAATGGATTGGCATATGCCCAAATTAGATGGCTATGAGGCTACGAAGATAATAATGGAGACGAATCCAACGCCAATTGTTATTGTTACTGGAAGTGTAAACGTTAAGGATGTAACCTTTTCATTTAGCATGATTGATGCAGGTGCTTTAGCCATTGTTAAGAAGCCCCCAAGCGTAGATCATCCCGATTATAAAAAAGATACCCAGGAGTTGGTTCAGACACTTAAATTGATGTCAGAGGTGAAATTGGTTAAACGAATTGCCTCTCGGTCTAAAGTAAATTTTACTGCTAAACCCGAAATAAAGAAAACAACAAATACGGAAGCAGCAATTCAGCTCATTTCAATTGGTGCCTCAACGGGAGGCCCTCTGGTGTTACAAAGAATACTCTCCAATTTGCCCAAAAATATTCCAGTCCCAATTTTAATTGTTCAACATATTTCTCAAGGTTTTGTCGAAGGTTTTGTTGAATGGCTTAAGAACACCACCCATTTTCCGCTACATATTGCCTCTCACGGAGAGTTTCCATTACCGGGTCATGGTTATATAGCACCCGATAACTTCCATATGGGCGTTGAAAATGGGCCCAAAATTGTGCTGAGTAACCATGGGTTGGAAAATGGGCTACGGCCATCCGTCGCTTTCCTATTTCGTACATCAGCGGAAGCATTTGGGGCAAAAGCGGTTGGCGTTTTGCTTACGGGAATGGGCCGCGATGGGGTAGATGAGCTGAAGCTTATGAAAGATTGTGGTGCCATTACTTTTGCGCAGGATAAGGAGAGCTCGGTTGTGCATGGAATGCCTGGCGAGGCTATAAAGCTAAATGCAGCAACCTATATCCTTTCACCCGAAAATATATCAAAGACTATAAGTGCACTGTTTTCAAAATAA
- a CDS encoding four helix bundle protein, translating to MIKVSDLDVYKLAEELADMIWKDFDSWDKKVQNTIGYQIIRSSDSIAANIAEGYGRFTPPDRRKFYLYSRGSFEETKAWLRKLIRRRILNETQAEKYLIIIEKFGPKLNTFINTTKYSEIENSRLET from the coding sequence ATGATAAAGGTTAGCGATTTGGACGTTTATAAACTGGCGGAGGAATTGGCCGATATGATATGGAAAGATTTTGACAGCTGGGATAAAAAGGTTCAAAACACAATTGGATACCAAATTATCCGATCTTCCGATAGTATCGCTGCAAATATTGCCGAAGGATATGGCCGGTTTACACCCCCCGATCGAAGAAAATTCTATTTGTATTCACGTGGTTCCTTTGAGGAAACTAAAGCATGGTTGAGAAAGTTGATCCGCAGAAGAATCCTTAATGAAACCCAAGCAGAAAAGTACCTTATAATAATTGAGAAATTCGGACCAAAATTAAACACCTTTATAAATACCACAAAATACAGTGAAATTGAGAATTCTAGATTGGAAACTTGA
- a CDS encoding hybrid sensor histidine kinase/response regulator has product MDTKDEEFIKRLQAMFKVEAEEHINVLSKGLIELEKNPNSIGTVELIESIFREMHSLKGAARSVGRSDIESLCQVLESIFAKFKNNRLSFSAYQFDLIHKAIDTISKMVTGVSIASSNEVRGLIKQLQSIGDANHSITKAVEPIATVKTPRAIKTAAEVPSSNSASQNEPVEEKLLQIESVRIPIAKLDPLFLQAEQMIQSKVTSAQRVVELGEMHDLINSWKVELVKTYSLHSASSPAQSKEIINWTTERMDELERHLSTIINELESDQRSLSRMVDEHVESMKKILMLPISTITEGFPKLVRDLARAQKKEVEFTIQGKEVEVDKRVLEELKDPLVHLIRNCIDHGIKTPSDRLKAKKTSFGTITLSFSAIEGHNLEISISDDGEGINTNRVISAAIKSGIITKASAETMSPQEVQDLVFKSGITTSPMITDISGRGLGLAIVREKVGKLGGTVSVDSHLNIGTTFRIRLPLTLSTSRAVLVRTGDHLFFMPTANVERAIRISKDEIKTTENRETILLGTAIIGIIKLGDVLGIRNTVNGSTRKSGADQSVSAIQIIVLKHDEKRIGFVVDEIFDELQILVKKLGKQLVKVRNMGGATILGNGKVVPIINVADLMQSATQISAPIKEPKEVVADAAKKYRILVVDDSITSRALIKSIVESAGYIVESAVDGVDAYTKVLVGEFDLVVSDVDMPRMNGFELTAKMRKEKKLAELPVVLVTALESREDRELGIDVGANAYIVKSSFDQSNLLEVIEKLI; this is encoded by the coding sequence ATGGATACAAAAGACGAAGAATTCATAAAACGACTTCAAGCCATGTTCAAGGTTGAGGCGGAGGAGCATATTAACGTGCTCTCCAAGGGCTTAATTGAATTGGAGAAGAATCCAAATAGCATAGGGACCGTGGAGCTGATCGAATCAATTTTTCGTGAGATGCATAGTCTGAAGGGGGCGGCACGGTCTGTTGGAAGGAGCGATATTGAATCGTTATGTCAGGTTTTGGAGAGCATTTTTGCCAAGTTCAAGAACAATCGACTCTCTTTTTCTGCCTATCAGTTTGATCTTATCCATAAAGCCATTGATACCATTTCGAAAATGGTTACAGGGGTATCGATAGCCAGTTCCAACGAGGTGAGAGGATTAATAAAACAGCTACAATCCATCGGTGATGCTAATCATTCGATTACAAAAGCGGTTGAGCCAATAGCTACAGTTAAAACTCCGCGAGCAATAAAAACGGCAGCTGAGGTACCATCAAGTAATTCGGCATCTCAGAATGAACCCGTTGAGGAAAAATTGCTGCAAATAGAATCGGTAAGAATCCCTATAGCAAAGCTTGATCCCCTGTTTTTGCAAGCAGAGCAGATGATTCAATCTAAAGTAACCTCTGCTCAAAGGGTAGTTGAGCTAGGGGAGATGCACGATCTGATTAATTCATGGAAGGTGGAGTTGGTTAAAACGTATTCCCTCCACTCAGCTTCAAGTCCGGCTCAATCGAAAGAGATAATTAATTGGACAACTGAACGGATGGATGAGCTGGAGCGACATCTCAGTACCATTATAAATGAGTTAGAAAGTGATCAACGTTCGCTAAGCCGGATGGTAGATGAGCATGTTGAGTCGATGAAAAAGATACTAATGCTCCCTATTTCCACAATTACAGAAGGGTTTCCAAAGCTGGTTCGTGATCTTGCTCGTGCTCAGAAGAAGGAGGTGGAGTTTACTATTCAGGGGAAAGAGGTTGAAGTGGATAAACGAGTTTTGGAAGAGCTTAAGGACCCATTGGTGCATTTAATTCGGAATTGCATCGATCATGGCATAAAAACTCCATCAGATCGGCTTAAGGCAAAAAAAACTTCTTTTGGAACTATTACTCTTTCTTTTTCAGCAATTGAGGGCCATAACCTCGAAATTAGCATTTCGGACGATGGCGAGGGCATTAATACCAATAGAGTAATTTCAGCTGCGATTAAGTCGGGTATTATCACAAAGGCGAGCGCAGAAACAATGTCTCCGCAAGAGGTGCAGGATTTAGTTTTTAAATCGGGTATTACCACAAGCCCCATGATTACCGATATCTCTGGGCGTGGTTTGGGCTTAGCTATTGTTCGCGAAAAGGTAGGAAAGCTAGGGGGAACCGTTTCCGTCGATAGCCATCTAAATATTGGCACAACGTTTCGCATTCGGCTGCCGCTCACCCTTTCAACCTCAAGAGCCGTTTTGGTAAGAACTGGCGATCACCTCTTTTTTATGCCAACTGCAAATGTGGAACGGGCTATTAGGATTAGTAAGGATGAGATCAAAACCACCGAAAATAGGGAGACAATCCTGCTTGGTACAGCGATTATTGGAATTATAAAGCTTGGCGATGTGCTTGGAATTAGGAATACTGTTAATGGATCTACAAGGAAATCGGGTGCTGATCAATCGGTTAGCGCTATTCAAATTATTGTTCTAAAGCACGATGAAAAGCGAATTGGCTTTGTGGTAGATGAAATTTTCGACGAGCTCCAAATTCTTGTTAAAAAGTTGGGTAAGCAGCTGGTTAAGGTAAGAAACATGGGCGGAGCAACCATTTTGGGGAATGGAAAAGTTGTGCCCATTATCAATGTTGCCGATTTGATGCAGTCTGCAACCCAAATTAGCGCACCAATAAAGGAGCCGAAGGAGGTGGTAGCCGATGCGGCAAAGAAATATAGAATTCTTGTGGTAGACGACTCAATCACCTCCCGTGCTTTAATAAAGAGCATTGTGGAATCTGCCGGTTATATAGTTGAATCAGCGGTGGATGGTGTTGATGCCTACACGAAAGTGTTGGTTGGGGAGTTCGATTTAGTTGTATCGGATGTGGATATGCCCAGAATGAATGGCTTTGAGCTTACCGCAAAGATGAGAAAGGAGAAGAAGCTTGCTGAGCTACCCGTGGTGCTGGTTACAGCCTTGGAATCGCGAGAGGATCGCGAGCTTGGAATAGATGTTGGGGCCAATGCCTATATCGTAAAGAGTAGCTTCGACCAAAGTAATTTGCTGGAGGTGATAGAAAAATTGATATAG